The following coding sequences are from one Phycisphaeraceae bacterium window:
- a CDS encoding DUF255 domain-containing protein gives MKQFPSNRLARETSPYLLQHAHNPVDWYPWGPEAFERSRAEERPIFLSIGYSTCYWCHVMEREVFEKPAMAELMNRHFINIKVDREERPDVDDVYMAAVQAMTRRGGWPMSVFLTPPGAKGRDDRGLRPFWCATYIPPGPAHGMPGFPQVIDGLSNAWASRRDEVLEQADQLAAMVTQQLEQRDESGEMGLASLEASADQLRRMLDHQHGGTGGSPKFPQASLLGFQLAISRQDDRLREHLHQTLDRMARGGIYDQIGGGFHRYAVDERWLVPHFEKMLYDNGQLLWLYAAALEAEPDHPNAGLYTLVIRETAAYLKREMLDKSGAFWSAQDAEVDAREGGNYLWRLEELDGVFTDPELRGFAERLLGLDLGVNFQDPHHDDDPPANVLFMPQPFAEIARREDLSLESFLTLRQQVRETMRQTRDQRKQPGTDDKVLVCWNGLAIAGLARSGRILNDPSLTEMAKVASEAILQHMTRDDGGLYRTMRSGQKQIPAFLDDYAFMISGLIELLRADPSHDTLSHALRLLDRVNRHFAAPAGGYFDTSEGHNELFVRTCSRYDGALPTGNAQMAHNLIDLYELTQDQNHLDAARSLISANAESLDQMGIGMVHLQHALHRFLAHEPNVTRPAPRKAHRQGPVTARLESVERDQQHGRIDAVLIVEIEEGFHVYAPGGEANELQPITVRLSEAHSSWHLMADWPTPTPQDNRLSSEPLSVYEGVVRVPLRLQGPASADEPVIVLSHQACSGSECQAPEKHRLILPMETRA, from the coding sequence ATGAAACAGTTCCCATCGAATCGACTGGCCCGCGAGACCAGCCCCTACCTGCTCCAGCACGCCCACAACCCGGTGGACTGGTACCCATGGGGGCCCGAAGCCTTCGAGCGTTCCCGCGCCGAGGAGCGGCCGATCTTCCTGTCGATCGGCTACTCGACCTGCTACTGGTGCCACGTCATGGAACGCGAGGTCTTCGAGAAACCCGCCATGGCCGAGCTGATGAACCGGCACTTCATCAACATCAAGGTGGACCGCGAGGAGCGCCCGGATGTCGATGATGTCTACATGGCCGCTGTGCAGGCGATGACCCGTCGTGGCGGATGGCCGATGAGTGTTTTCCTCACTCCGCCCGGTGCCAAGGGCCGTGATGATCGTGGCCTGCGACCGTTCTGGTGCGCAACCTACATCCCTCCTGGTCCAGCACATGGCATGCCCGGCTTCCCCCAGGTTATCGATGGCCTCTCAAACGCCTGGGCTTCGCGCAGGGATGAAGTTCTTGAGCAAGCCGACCAACTCGCTGCCATGGTCACCCAACAACTCGAACAACGTGATGAGTCCGGAGAGATGGGCTTGGCGAGTCTCGAAGCCTCCGCCGATCAGCTCCGGCGGATGCTCGATCACCAGCATGGGGGGACAGGCGGGTCGCCTAAGTTCCCTCAGGCCTCTTTGCTCGGCTTTCAACTCGCTATCTCTCGGCAGGATGACAGGCTACGCGAACACCTGCATCAGACGCTCGATCGTATGGCCCGAGGCGGGATCTACGACCAGATCGGCGGCGGATTCCACCGCTACGCTGTCGATGAGCGTTGGCTGGTCCCGCACTTCGAGAAGATGCTCTACGACAACGGCCAGTTGCTCTGGCTCTACGCAGCAGCCCTCGAAGCCGAACCCGATCACCCCAATGCCGGGCTCTACACGCTGGTGATCCGCGAGACGGCCGCGTACCTCAAGCGCGAGATGCTCGACAAATCGGGCGCTTTCTGGTCGGCTCAGGACGCAGAGGTTGATGCGCGTGAAGGCGGCAACTACCTCTGGCGACTTGAAGAGCTCGATGGCGTATTCACAGACCCCGAGCTTCGCGGTTTCGCTGAACGATTGCTCGGCCTCGACCTTGGCGTCAACTTCCAGGACCCGCATCACGACGATGACCCTCCCGCCAATGTGCTCTTTATGCCTCAACCGTTCGCTGAGATCGCCCGGCGTGAAGACCTCTCGCTTGAGTCATTCCTGACGCTTCGCCAGCAAGTCCGCGAGACGATGCGACAGACCCGGGATCAACGGAAGCAACCCGGCACTGATGACAAGGTGCTCGTCTGCTGGAACGGCCTGGCTATTGCCGGTCTGGCCCGCAGCGGCCGCATCCTGAATGACCCAAGCCTGACCGAGATGGCCAAGGTGGCTTCGGAAGCGATCCTTCAGCACATGACCCGAGATGATGGCGGGCTCTATCGAACCATGCGCTCCGGCCAAAAGCAGATCCCTGCCTTCCTCGATGATTACGCCTTCATGATCAGCGGGCTCATCGAACTCCTGCGGGCCGACCCATCGCATGACACCCTGTCCCATGCCCTCCGACTGCTGGATCGGGTCAACCGTCACTTTGCCGCACCAGCAGGGGGGTACTTCGATACCTCAGAGGGCCATAACGAACTGTTTGTCCGCACCTGCAGCCGATACGACGGCGCACTCCCCACCGGCAACGCCCAAATGGCCCACAACCTGATCGATCTCTACGAGCTGACACAGGACCAAAATCATCTCGATGCGGCACGATCGCTCATCAGCGCAAACGCCGAATCCCTCGACCAAATGGGCATTGGTATGGTGCATCTGCAGCACGCCCTCCATCGCTTCCTGGCTCACGAGCCGAACGTGACACGCCCTGCTCCACGCAAGGCTCATCGTCAGGGCCCGGTCACTGCAAGACTCGAAAGTGTTGAGCGCGACCAGCAGCATGGCCGTATCGATGCCGTGTTGATCGTCGAGATTGAGGAGGGTTTTCACGTCTATGCGCCAGGAGGTGAAGCCAACGAACTTCAGCCCATCACCGTTCGACTCAGCGAAGCCCACTCGTCATGGCATCTGATGGCGGATTGGCCCACGCCGACGCCGCAGGACAACCGTCTCTCATCCGAGCCCTTATCTGTTTATGAGGGCGTTGTCCGAGTTCCTCTGCGCCTACAAGGTCCGGCATCCGCCGATGAACCCGTTATCGTCCTGAGTCATCAAGCCTGCTCGGGCTCCGAGTGTCAGGCACCCGAAAAACACCGCTTGATCCTGCCCATGGAGACTCGCGCGTGA
- a CDS encoding GNAT family N-acetyltransferase: MVLLPPSHFTDVEGMFPEDGPNAAMLHATLEGRVPGRVLVDDAQRPSCALVQADYYGFTFPSRPMPPSFLKEGIERLLEDGPVLLVWPSESDVPAASVDPPVAGLTLERVMLRGFDVSSMPLHGVQVPEGCMLSPMDSGLVPRCVWHDQLMRAMGSIDRFLTYGLGVCLLRDDTILSEAYMCFWGSGVAEIGVVTHPDHRRQGFGVLTARHLIELCEERGLDVYTTCYAANEPLRRVAVQVGLTEEVPYLLHVYGAASAEDFETIIASEKSQSPDRA; encoded by the coding sequence ATGGTTTTACTCCCGCCAAGCCACTTCACCGATGTGGAAGGGATGTTCCCCGAAGACGGTCCGAATGCGGCGATGCTGCACGCAACTCTTGAGGGTCGTGTGCCGGGCCGGGTGCTGGTGGATGATGCGCAGCGACCTTCGTGTGCGCTGGTGCAGGCCGACTACTACGGTTTTACTTTTCCCAGTCGTCCCATGCCACCCAGTTTTCTGAAAGAGGGCATCGAGCGTCTGCTGGAGGATGGCCCGGTGCTGCTGGTCTGGCCGAGTGAGAGTGATGTACCAGCCGCGTCTGTGGACCCACCGGTCGCGGGGCTGACGCTTGAACGCGTGATGCTACGCGGTTTTGATGTGTCTTCGATGCCGCTGCACGGGGTTCAAGTGCCAGAGGGCTGCATGCTGTCGCCTATGGACTCGGGTCTGGTGCCACGCTGTGTTTGGCATGACCAGCTAATGCGCGCGATGGGCTCGATTGACCGGTTTTTGACATATGGACTCGGCGTCTGCCTGCTTCGTGACGACACGATTCTTAGTGAGGCCTACATGTGTTTCTGGGGCTCGGGCGTGGCGGAGATCGGCGTTGTCACCCACCCCGACCACCGTCGGCAGGGTTTTGGTGTGCTGACCGCCCGTCATCTGATTGAGTTGTGTGAAGAACGTGGTTTAGATGTCTATACAACTTGTTACGCGGCGAATGAGCCGCTGCGCCGGGTTGCGGTTCAGGTCGGGCTTACCGAGGAAGTTCCCTACCTTCTCCACGTTTACGGCGCGGCCTCTGCGGAAGATTTCGAGACCATCATCGCATCAGAAAAAAGTCAGTCCCCAGACCGGGCATGA
- a CDS encoding phosphotransferase — MTPDAWRQKNPEFPWLDSEDLGFLQRILARLDVIDSDTPVTAAEKAGEGNMNLTLRVTTPSDSVIVKQSRPWVEKYPQIEAPWDRAISEKRFYQAVSRIKGVEERMPELLAFDDDARILVLEDLGPAADFTDVYQGIPLGDDELRDLGTFAAALHTVEHRATDDHLANRAMRKLNHQHIFVIPLQPGGVAGMGLDLDDLEPGLADAASLTQTDGRFVEIALETGDRYLSDGTRLVHGDYFPGSFLRTETRGVFVIDPEFGYLGDPSFDLGVFIAHLALARQERALAETFLDAYLASPDAPEVDPILLARYAGCEVVRRLIGVAQLPIEPTHYGFRADLLQAARATAISGRYGLLWS; from the coding sequence ATGACTCCTGATGCCTGGCGACAAAAAAATCCTGAGTTCCCGTGGCTTGACAGCGAAGATCTGGGGTTTCTCCAGCGGATTCTCGCCCGCCTCGACGTGATCGATTCTGATACCCCCGTCACCGCTGCTGAAAAGGCTGGCGAGGGCAACATGAATCTGACGCTACGGGTCACAACACCGAGCGACAGCGTGATCGTGAAACAGTCCCGCCCGTGGGTTGAGAAATATCCCCAGATCGAGGCACCTTGGGACCGTGCCATTTCAGAAAAACGCTTCTATCAGGCCGTGTCGAGGATTAAGGGTGTAGAAGAGCGGATGCCGGAGCTCCTGGCCTTTGACGATGACGCTCGCATCCTTGTCCTTGAGGATCTCGGGCCTGCGGCGGACTTCACGGACGTCTATCAGGGCATCCCGCTTGGTGACGATGAGCTCCGCGATCTGGGCACCTTTGCTGCAGCGCTACACACCGTCGAGCATCGGGCCACTGACGATCACCTCGCCAACCGAGCGATGCGAAAGCTCAATCACCAGCACATCTTCGTGATCCCGCTTCAGCCCGGTGGGGTCGCTGGGATGGGACTCGACCTCGATGACCTTGAGCCCGGCCTGGCCGATGCAGCCAGCCTCACTCAGACCGATGGCCGGTTCGTCGAAATCGCCCTGGAGACCGGCGACCGATACCTCAGTGACGGTACACGGCTGGTCCATGGCGACTACTTCCCGGGCAGCTTCCTCCGCACCGAAACGCGTGGCGTGTTCGTGATCGACCCCGAGTTTGGCTACCTCGGCGACCCCTCCTTCGACCTGGGCGTCTTCATCGCGCACCTGGCACTGGCTCGGCAAGAGCGGGCGCTCGCGGAGACGTTCCTCGATGCCTACCTGGCCAGTCCCGATGCTCCCGAAGTCGATCCCATCCTGCTTGCGCGCTACGCCGGCTGTGAAGTCGTCCGCCGGCTCATCGGCGTCGCCCAACTCCCCATCGAGCCCACGCACTATGGTTTCCGCGCCGACCTGCTCCAAGCGGCCCGCGCTACAGCGATCTCGGGGCGTTACGGGTTACTGTGGTCGTAA
- a CDS encoding TatD family hydrolase, protein MIDTHCHLTYDGLAERLDEVLAGAQQDGVDTMISIGTTLTDSASALQVAEHHAHVHATVGVHPHHAAQVGDEQAFLDEFRRLAHRQGVVSLGEMGLDCHYDDPPLTTQERAFALQLGLAAESGLDKLPIVIHNREATDRTIAMVRESGLDPRRFVFHCFTGTVDELNKVLDLGVYVGFTGIVTFRSAAALAEASDRVPIDRLLVETDSPYLTPEPHRKVRPNEPRYVTHVARFLAKRRKMSFEAFVQQVDDNARRFYRLTKND, encoded by the coding sequence GTGATCGATACCCATTGCCACCTGACCTACGATGGGCTCGCCGAGCGCCTCGATGAGGTGCTCGCTGGCGCTCAGCAGGACGGCGTCGACACGATGATCAGCATCGGCACCACCCTCACTGACAGCGCTTCGGCTCTACAGGTTGCAGAGCATCACGCGCACGTTCATGCGACCGTCGGCGTCCACCCACACCACGCTGCACAGGTGGGCGACGAACAGGCATTCCTCGATGAGTTTCGCCGACTTGCCCATCGTCAAGGCGTCGTTTCCCTTGGCGAGATGGGACTCGACTGCCACTACGATGACCCGCCGCTGACCACGCAGGAGCGTGCCTTCGCGCTCCAACTGGGACTCGCTGCCGAATCAGGGCTCGACAAGTTACCCATTGTGATCCACAACCGAGAAGCGACCGATCGCACGATCGCGATGGTCCGCGAGAGCGGGCTCGATCCTCGCCGCTTCGTCTTCCACTGCTTCACCGGGACCGTAGATGAACTCAACAAGGTCCTGGACCTGGGTGTCTACGTCGGCTTCACCGGTATCGTGACCTTCCGGTCCGCTGCGGCCCTTGCCGAGGCTTCTGACCGGGTGCCGATCGACCGACTCCTCGTCGAAACCGACAGCCCCTATCTCACACCCGAGCCGCACCGCAAGGTCAGGCCCAATGAGCCACGGTATGTGACTCACGTCGCCAGGTTCCTCGCCAAGCGTCGGAAGATGAGCTTCGAGGCGTTCGTGCAGCAGGTCGATGACAACGCCCGACGCTTCTACCGACTCACAAAGAACGATTAG
- a CDS encoding YqgE/AlgH family protein, protein MMQSLKGQLLVAVTDLRDPNFARTITLIVEHNDEGALGLTLNRPTDTTFQEVWDEISGTPSVIDDVIYRGGPCEGPLMVLHTDPRQADQTVMDGIYFTTEEEEVMSIVAEPAGRCRFFVGYAGWSASQLERELEAGSWLYAPATADHIFLEDERHWLRLHHQISLSRSGVTRIPVAHLPADPSVN, encoded by the coding sequence ATGATGCAATCACTCAAGGGACAGCTTCTCGTTGCCGTCACGGATCTTCGTGATCCGAACTTTGCGCGCACGATCACGCTGATCGTCGAACACAATGACGAGGGCGCACTGGGACTGACACTCAATCGTCCGACGGACACGACGTTCCAGGAAGTCTGGGATGAGATCAGTGGGACGCCGAGTGTGATCGACGACGTGATCTACCGTGGCGGGCCGTGCGAAGGCCCGTTGATGGTGCTGCACACCGACCCGCGGCAGGCGGATCAGACCGTGATGGATGGCATCTACTTCACGACCGAAGAGGAAGAGGTGATGAGCATCGTTGCTGAGCCTGCGGGGCGTTGCCGCTTTTTTGTCGGTTACGCGGGGTGGAGCGCATCGCAGCTCGAACGCGAACTCGAGGCAGGGTCCTGGCTTTACGCGCCCGCGACAGCCGACCATATTTTTTTAGAGGATGAGCGGCACTGGTTGCGGCTGCATCACCAGATCAGCCTCTCACGCAGCGGGGTCACGCGCATCCCTGTGGCACACCTGCCAGCGGACCCGTCAGTCAACTGA
- a CDS encoding polysaccharide biosynthesis protein, whose translation MKTRRWLLAGSSLAVAQSLAALRLSEPDASPTILGVLLTRADSPKALHRDLSVPILGELADLASATRKHDPDGLLICLPQAMKPAINTLIAEATQLGLTWRYLSTMSDQLAGIISQAGTSNSPRIDLEALIGRSPTPLDEAGLTETITGRTVLITGAAGSIGSELARIAACFRPALLILADRSENGLFQIDGELARTHPELNRRAQIHDVTQKRANQELFDRLRPEIVLHAAAHKHVPLMEDHPTAALENNFYGTRWVVDAAIESGVKQLVMISTDKAVNPSSIMGASKRLAELYIQHRARQSKTTLAMVRFGNVLGSACSVLPIWSEQLAQGGPLTVTHQDMTRYFMTIPEAAGLVLQAAGYARGGEVFLLDMGQPIRILDLAHRYLRQQGIEPDVDLEVRITGPRPGEKLFEELAYRSEAMTPTPHPSIRIWQTAAPEPARIQQILKTFDRLRDGHGHGPWDGTPQEAAATALRTAIPEMVTALAAAG comes from the coding sequence ATGAAGACCCGCCGATGGCTCCTGGCTGGCTCAAGCCTGGCGGTGGCACAAAGTCTCGCTGCGCTCCGATTATCGGAACCAGACGCATCACCCACCATCCTCGGCGTGCTCCTGACTCGCGCCGACTCCCCCAAAGCCCTCCACCGCGACCTCAGCGTGCCGATCCTTGGCGAGCTGGCCGACCTCGCCTCCGCCACGCGTAAGCACGACCCCGATGGTCTGCTCATCTGCCTGCCCCAAGCGATGAAACCCGCGATCAACACCCTCATCGCTGAGGCCACTCAACTCGGCTTGACCTGGCGCTACCTGTCCACCATGAGCGATCAACTCGCTGGCATCATCAGCCAGGCCGGCACGTCAAACTCGCCCCGGATTGATCTCGAAGCACTCATCGGCCGCAGCCCCACACCGCTCGACGAAGCAGGTCTCACAGAGACGATCACCGGTCGGACCGTGCTGATCACCGGAGCCGCAGGCTCGATCGGCTCCGAGCTGGCCCGCATCGCCGCGTGTTTTCGCCCTGCACTGCTGATCCTCGCCGACCGCTCTGAGAACGGACTCTTTCAGATCGACGGTGAGCTCGCCCGCACCCACCCCGAACTCAACCGCAGGGCGCAGATCCACGACGTCACCCAAAAGCGCGCCAACCAGGAACTCTTTGACCGCCTTCGCCCCGAGATCGTCCTTCACGCCGCCGCTCACAAGCACGTCCCGCTCATGGAAGACCATCCCACCGCGGCGCTGGAAAACAACTTCTACGGCACACGCTGGGTGGTTGACGCAGCCATCGAATCAGGCGTCAAACAACTCGTCATGATCTCGACCGACAAAGCCGTCAACCCATCCTCGATCATGGGTGCCTCCAAGCGACTCGCTGAGCTCTACATCCAGCACCGCGCCCGCCAGAGCAAGACCACGCTCGCCATGGTCCGTTTCGGCAACGTGCTCGGTTCGGCCTGCTCCGTCCTCCCCATCTGGTCCGAGCAGCTTGCCCAGGGCGGGCCGCTCACCGTGACCCATCAGGACATGACCCGTTATTTCATGACCATCCCCGAAGCCGCCGGTCTGGTCCTCCAGGCCGCTGGCTACGCCCGTGGCGGAGAGGTCTTCCTCCTCGATATGGGCCAGCCGATCCGCATCCTCGACCTGGCCCACCGCTACCTCCGACAGCAGGGGATCGAACCCGATGTGGACCTCGAAGTCAGGATCACCGGCCCGCGGCCCGGCGAAAAACTGTTCGAAGAACTCGCATACCGCTCCGAGGCCATGACCCCCACGCCTCACCCGAGCATCCGAATCTGGCAGACCGCTGCCCCCGAGCCAGCTCGCATCCAGCAGATCCTCAAGACCTTTGATCGCCTCCGCGATGGTCACGGGCACGGCCCGTGGGATGGCACCCCGCAGGAGGCCGCCGCCACGGCCCTTCGAACCGCCATCCCCGAGATGGTTACCGCCCTGGCCGCAGCGGGTTAA
- a CDS encoding MIP family channel protein yields the protein MTQKTLPLRGALLGELLGTFLLVFFGVGSVHVAVLTGDLVGIGQVAAVWGLAVSLAIYASASMSGAHLNPAVTLAFASLRDFQMRRVVPYIVAQTTGAFVAAALLHVMFSGMIQAYHAEHAIDMQSAGGAATAMLYGEYFPNPVGDPAWTERWDELSTGGAFLAEMLGTALLVGMIFTLTDPRNKMAPGPAGVPVAIALALAAIICLIAPLTQAGLNPARDFGPRVFAYFAGWGPTALPGPRGGFWIYLLAPVVGGLLGGVLWDRVFRPAPVRE from the coding sequence ATGACTCAGAAAACCTTACCACTACGTGGTGCGCTGTTGGGCGAGCTACTCGGCACGTTCCTGCTCGTTTTCTTCGGTGTGGGATCGGTCCATGTTGCGGTCCTGACCGGCGACTTGGTTGGGATCGGGCAGGTCGCCGCCGTCTGGGGCCTGGCCGTTAGCCTTGCGATATACGCCAGCGCTTCGATGTCCGGCGCGCACCTCAATCCCGCTGTGACGCTGGCTTTCGCATCACTCCGCGATTTCCAGATGCGCCGCGTGGTCCCATACATCGTGGCTCAGACGACCGGGGCGTTCGTCGCGGCGGCTCTGCTTCATGTCATGTTCAGCGGCATGATTCAGGCCTATCACGCAGAGCACGCGATCGACATGCAGTCCGCTGGCGGGGCCGCGACGGCCATGCTCTACGGCGAATATTTCCCTAATCCAGTCGGTGACCCGGCATGGACCGAGCGATGGGATGAGCTGAGCACAGGGGGCGCTTTTCTCGCGGAGATGCTGGGTACTGCCCTGTTGGTCGGGATGATCTTTACGCTGACCGATCCTAGAAACAAGATGGCCCCGGGTCCTGCAGGAGTGCCTGTGGCCATCGCCCTCGCCCTCGCCGCGATCATCTGCCTGATCGCACCGCTGACCCAAGCCGGACTCAATCCTGCGCGCGATTTCGGCCCCCGTGTCTTCGCATACTTCGCTGGCTGGGGACCCACAGCGTTACCCGGTCCCCGCGGCGGCTTCTGGATCTATCTTCTGGCTCCGGTCGTCGGCGGACTGCTTGGAGGGGTTCTCTGGGATCGTGTTTTTCGGCCCGCCCCTGTCCGTGAGTAA
- a CDS encoding PilZ domain-containing protein, whose protein sequence is MSEPNQQETRREPRFSIPPMYTLLRARERGHKRYRWTGHIYDISLSGMRFELDSPLPNGQKVEIRGMLPGEHHTTFRATGHVVRQHGAEDNDPGPSRMALSFETFESQIDRRRLSEYLERVAGSRGLKVAA, encoded by the coding sequence GTGTCAGAGCCCAACCAGCAGGAAACTCGCCGGGAACCGCGGTTCTCGATCCCTCCGATGTACACGCTGCTGCGAGCGCGTGAGCGGGGTCACAAGCGGTATCGCTGGACGGGTCATATTTATGACATCAGCCTCTCGGGTATGCGGTTTGAGTTGGATAGTCCGCTGCCGAATGGGCAGAAGGTGGAGATCCGGGGGATGCTTCCGGGCGAGCACCACACGACCTTCCGCGCGACAGGGCACGTCGTTCGGCAGCATGGGGCTGAGGACAACGATCCGGGCCCGTCTCGGATGGCGCTGAGCTTTGAGACATTCGAGAGTCAGATCGACCGGCGGCGGTTGTCTGAGTATCTCGAGCGGGTGGCTGGCTCAAGGGGCCTCAAGGTGGCGGCGTAA
- a CDS encoding methyl-accepting chemotaxis protein: MFDLAVVGVGFGVAFAILAALWWQQKRLTIRFRLVVLCLVIGLLGTSMVGYLSVSKSRAALLAASQDKLETIRQLETKSVTSYFETIRDQMITFSSNEMIEEAVVSFSEAFSKVANETGQPGGVGSPAYQAISVYFDNEFRPRLEQAGVKYRGASAYVPASPNAVMLQAMYLTNNPNPVGSKHGLNRAPEQTTYNQVHEHYHPTVRKYLESFGYYDIFLFDLEGNLVYSVFKETDYATNFLNGPYKDTNFAKVYRQALTLDDPDAYAFVDFAPYKPSYGAPASFIASPIFKDGQRVGVAVFQMPVERINSITASAAGLGETGKSYLVGADGLLRTQDRLVEENTILVAKASWSFLSSAISGTIAAAVEEDAEGVTKLISYGPVEVLSETWVLVTEIELDEALGPAKSLQTGILLTSAGIVVVVVIAALAFAFLMTRPIKQLVARLRDIAEGEGDLTVRVDESGVDELAELGKWFNKLFGRIHGVISEIAGASQEVASSATQIAASSEELATGFKNQNNQATQISAAAEEMSASIDEVARKANDASTSSSEAGKVAESGGTVVNEMVQAMREISEVVAAGSQRVEALGQRGQQIGEVIAVINDIADQTNLLALNAAIEAARAGEHGRGFAVVADEVRKLADRTTKATEEIADSIRAIQSETQEAVRGMNVGNERVGRGVDQAEQAGDSLRQIVGNTLQVGTMIQSIAASSREQSIASQEVSKNVEQITVIGQESSEAAQSAAEVASVLSGRAEQLQKLVRQFKL, from the coding sequence ACCATCCGGTTTCGGCTGGTGGTGCTCTGTCTGGTTATCGGCCTGCTCGGCACGAGCATGGTGGGTTATCTGAGCGTGAGCAAGAGCCGTGCGGCCCTGCTCGCGGCGAGCCAGGACAAGCTGGAGACGATCCGGCAGCTGGAGACCAAGAGCGTCACGAGCTACTTCGAGACCATCCGGGATCAGATGATCACCTTCTCGTCGAACGAGATGATCGAGGAAGCCGTCGTCAGTTTTTCAGAGGCGTTCTCGAAAGTCGCGAATGAGACGGGACAACCGGGTGGCGTTGGTAGCCCTGCTTACCAGGCGATCTCGGTCTATTTCGACAACGAGTTCCGGCCACGACTCGAGCAGGCTGGCGTGAAGTATCGGGGCGCTTCGGCATATGTGCCCGCGAGCCCCAATGCTGTGATGCTGCAGGCGATGTATCTGACGAACAATCCGAATCCTGTCGGGAGCAAGCACGGGCTGAATCGTGCACCGGAGCAGACGACCTACAATCAGGTGCACGAGCACTATCACCCAACGGTTCGGAAATATCTCGAATCCTTTGGTTACTACGACATTTTTCTGTTCGACCTGGAGGGGAATCTGGTGTATTCGGTCTTCAAGGAGACAGACTACGCAACCAATTTTCTTAATGGACCGTATAAGGACACGAACTTCGCCAAGGTCTACCGCCAGGCGCTGACGTTAGATGATCCGGATGCGTATGCGTTCGTGGACTTTGCTCCTTACAAGCCGAGCTATGGTGCCCCAGCGAGTTTTATCGCGAGCCCGATCTTCAAGGACGGGCAGAGGGTTGGCGTAGCTGTCTTCCAGATGCCGGTTGAGCGGATCAACTCGATCACTGCATCGGCGGCTGGCCTGGGCGAGACGGGTAAGTCTTATCTCGTCGGCGCGGACGGACTGCTGAGGACGCAGGATCGTCTGGTGGAAGAGAACACGATTCTTGTCGCAAAGGCATCGTGGTCGTTCCTCAGCAGCGCGATCAGCGGGACAATCGCTGCGGCGGTTGAAGAAGACGCTGAGGGCGTCACCAAGTTGATCAGTTATGGGCCCGTTGAGGTGCTCAGCGAGACATGGGTATTGGTGACCGAGATTGAACTCGACGAGGCGCTTGGGCCCGCAAAATCGCTTCAGACCGGGATTCTTCTGACCTCAGCGGGGATCGTCGTGGTGGTGGTGATCGCCGCCTTGGCGTTCGCGTTCCTGATGACGCGGCCGATCAAGCAGCTTGTGGCTCGGCTGCGTGATATCGCTGAGGGTGAGGGAGACCTGACGGTTCGTGTGGATGAATCGGGTGTCGATGAGCTGGCTGAGTTAGGCAAGTGGTTCAACAAGCTGTTTGGTCGGATTCATGGTGTGATCAGTGAGATCGCCGGTGCAAGCCAGGAGGTGGCGTCGTCGGCGACGCAGATCGCTGCGTCGAGTGAAGAGCTGGCGACGGGTTTCAAGAACCAGAACAACCAGGCTACTCAGATCAGTGCGGCAGCGGAGGAGATGTCGGCGTCGATTGACGAGGTGGCTCGCAAGGCGAACGATGCGAGCACCTCATCGAGTGAGGCGGGCAAAGTCGCTGAGAGTGGAGGGACGGTCGTCAATGAGATGGTGCAGGCAATGCGTGAGATCAGCGAGGTCGTTGCCGCGGGGTCGCAGCGTGTCGAGGCATTGGGCCAGCGAGGCCAGCAGATCGGCGAGGTGATCGCGGTGATTAATGACATCGCCGATCAGACCAACCTGCTGGCCCTGAATGCGGCGATCGAGGCGGCACGAGCCGGCGAGCACGGTCGAGGCTTCGCGGTGGTCGCGGACGAGGTGCGGAAACTGGCGGACCGGACCACGAAGGCGACCGAGGAGATCGCGGATTCGATCCGCGCGATCCAGAGCGAGACTCAGGAAGCCGTTCGTGGCATGAACGTCGGTAATGAGCGCGTCGGTCGGGGTGTTGATCAGGCGGAGCAGGCGGGCGACAGCCTCCGGCAGATCGTGGGCAACACATTGCAGGTTGGCACGATGATCCAGTCGATCGCGGCGTCGAGTCGTGAGCAGTCGATCGCCAGTCAGGAGGTCTCGAAGAACGTCGAGCAGATCACGGTGATCGGTCAGGAGTCGTCGGAGGCGGCACAGAGTGCCGCTGAGGTGGCGAGTGTGCTGTCTGGGCGTGCCGAGCAGCTTCAGAAGCTGGTGCGTCAGTTCAAGCTATAG